The following coding sequences are from one Desertifilum tharense IPPAS B-1220 window:
- a CDS encoding LysR family transcriptional regulator, translated as MRLEQLQAFLSVAETGNFQQAARNCGVTQSTISRQIQGLEADLGVQLFHRSTQAKLTIGGERFLPHARKICQEWQASLQEISELLAGKQPELCVAAIPSLCAHSLPPVLQQFCSDFPNVQLRVTSLGSDRALKVLKDGLVDLALVMQNRFLTSGAEMVVDPLFEEPIEVLMAANHPLAQFEQIPWKALASYPQVVFKEGYGMQRLVQEMFLRQGLSLQAALELNTLDAFRGVVRQGKLIALLPHSALLYVKEDPLLVMRSLWNSTAEDSPLMRQVVLVTTRDRLQVPPIQHFRELVLKLIPPPMDYPLSMVNL; from the coding sequence ATGCGCCTGGAACAGTTGCAAGCTTTTTTATCAGTTGCTGAAACGGGAAACTTTCAGCAAGCTGCCCGAAATTGTGGAGTTACCCAATCAACCATCAGCCGTCAAATTCAAGGATTAGAAGCAGATTTAGGCGTGCAACTGTTTCATCGATCGACCCAAGCGAAGTTAACCATTGGAGGCGAAAGGTTTTTGCCCCATGCCCGCAAAATTTGCCAAGAGTGGCAAGCCTCCTTACAGGAAATCTCCGAACTGCTGGCTGGCAAACAGCCCGAACTCTGTGTTGCGGCCATTCCCTCTTTATGCGCCCATTCTTTACCGCCCGTATTGCAACAGTTTTGCTCGGATTTCCCCAACGTTCAATTGCGCGTCACCTCCTTGGGGAGCGATCGCGCCCTGAAAGTGTTAAAAGATGGATTGGTGGATCTGGCCCTTGTCATGCAAAACCGCTTTCTGACTTCCGGAGCAGAAATGGTGGTCGATCCGCTGTTTGAAGAACCCATTGAAGTGTTAATGGCCGCCAATCACCCGCTGGCTCAATTCGAGCAAATCCCCTGGAAAGCTTTGGCGTCTTACCCCCAGGTTGTGTTTAAAGAAGGTTACGGGATGCAACGTCTTGTGCAGGAAATGTTTCTCAGGCAAGGGCTAAGTTTGCAAGCGGCTTTAGAACTCAATACCCTCGATGCCTTTCGAGGCGTGGTGCGTCAGGGCAAGTTGATTGCTTTATTGCCCCACTCTGCCCTGTTATACGTTAAAGAAGACCCCTTGCTGGTGATGCGATCGCTCTGGAATAGCACGGCGGAAGACTCTCCACTAATGCGGCAGGTTGTTTTAGTCACCACGCGCGATCGCTTGCAAGTCCCCCCGATTCAGCATTTCCGCGAGCTAGTCTTGAAGTTAATTCCGCCTCCAATGGACTATCCTCTCTCAATGGTAAATTTGTAG
- a CDS encoding MBL fold metallo-hydrolase, with protein sequence MPDSEPSAPELQPSTATCQFTVQFWGVRGGIPTPGSETVRYGGNTSCIEMRVADRLLIFDAGTGLRVLGKHLLRQLPVEAHLFFTHCHWDRIQGFPFFVPGFIPGNRFHLYGASATNGASLKQRLNEQMLPPNFPVPIQIMQSDLKFHDISPGDRLSLPDIAIETSCLNDCHHTTGYRVTCQGYSAVYATDTLCLPDRINPGLLHLAREANLLIYDATSMAHRANELQLCPDEVQDWTWKTGIAIAKEAGVKQLVICHHDPSHSDDFLDRVETQLQSAFPQGKLAREGMSLNVCQA encoded by the coding sequence ATGCCAGATTCAGAACCCTCTGCACCAGAGCTACAACCTTCAACAGCAACCTGTCAGTTTACTGTTCAGTTTTGGGGTGTCCGAGGCGGTATTCCCACTCCCGGAAGTGAAACGGTGCGCTATGGGGGGAATACTTCCTGTATTGAGATGCGAGTTGCCGATCGCCTTTTGATCTTTGATGCAGGAACGGGTTTGCGAGTGCTAGGCAAACATCTGTTGCGGCAACTCCCCGTTGAAGCTCACTTATTTTTCACCCATTGCCATTGGGATCGCATTCAAGGCTTTCCCTTTTTCGTACCCGGCTTTATCCCTGGAAATCGCTTCCACCTCTACGGCGCATCCGCTACCAATGGAGCATCCCTCAAACAACGCCTCAACGAACAGATGCTTCCCCCAAACTTTCCGGTACCGATTCAAATCATGCAATCGGATCTAAAGTTTCATGACATTTCTCCAGGCGATCGCCTTAGCTTACCCGATATTGCGATTGAAACAAGCTGTCTCAACGATTGCCATCACACCACAGGCTATCGAGTCACTTGTCAGGGGTATAGCGCCGTTTATGCCACCGATACCCTCTGTTTGCCCGATCGCATCAATCCCGGTCTTTTACACCTAGCCCGCGAAGCCAACCTGCTGATTTATGATGCCACCTCAATGGCCCATCGCGCCAACGAGTTGCAACTGTGTCCCGACGAAGTGCAGGATTGGACGTGGAAAACCGGAATTGCGATCGCCAAAGAAGCCGGGGTGAAACAACTGGTGATTTGCCATCACGACCCCAGTCACAGCGACGATTTTCTGGATCGAGTCGAAACTCAACTGCAATCTGCTTTTCCCCAAGGCAAGCTCGCCAGGGAAGGCATGAGTTTAAACGTTTGTCAAGCCTAA
- a CDS encoding adenylate/guanylate cyclase domain-containing protein translates to MKASPQHFSTVDAKATAIDDDAPQEVTATVVSDAPHSVSAEEPIQEVMNQNTHSPSPSSALTTNKGSFSAFLAPLTQDTFKQVVTDVEDKLKVVQQTLGMLDILDSQGQGFDSVLEEMLRSITLKTGELLNADRTTIFLIDEEKEELWSIVAKDESGKNLELRFPKTAGIVGEVATFKKVVNIPYDFYDDPRSTTAQQSDKRIGYRTYTMLAMPLLNEETGELVAVVQLINKLRASHNAEALLADKIDMGGFTGEDEQIFREFAPSIRLILESSKSFYIATQKQRAAAALMSAVSSLSKSSLDLEDTLKQVMDEAKKLMNADRSTLWLVDDERNDLWTKIPVLGELRCPMGVGFAGQVAATGEPINIGFDLYNHPNAENSKKTDQKTGYRTCSLLCMPVFNADGKLIGVTQLLNKKKQGDYPPYNPEDWPNAPEVWKASFNRSDQEFMQAFNIQAGVALQNAKLFATVKQQEQMQRDILRSLTNGVISTDKSGHIIAMNESAKELLGFKPEDVLEGRPVYELLKIKEGDFSKWFNDALTAKEAKKRQQYYPDQTLVSEGKGGAEEHSIHLSINSIADARDISNVYGALVVMDDISDEKRLKSTMYRYMTQELAEQLLASGETKMGGDRKEVSVLFSDIRSYTSLTENMEAEEVVQMLNDYFESMVEAVFKHKGTLDKYIGDAIMAVFGSPLPLEDHAWMAVQTAVEMRHRLAEFNRQRQETHQPIIRIGIGINSDSVISGNIGSSKRMEFTAIGDGVNLGSRLESASKQYGCDIIISEYTFAPCKDRIWYRELDRIRVKGKNNPVSIYELVELRATEIPDVTKQVIEHYHKGREYYLDRKFTRAMVEFGAIMEDLGVQDKAALLHLNRIQHWLKNPPTDETWDDGVWTMQEK, encoded by the coding sequence ATGAAAGCTTCACCTCAGCACTTTTCTACTGTGGATGCGAAAGCAACCGCGATCGATGATGATGCCCCCCAGGAAGTCACTGCAACTGTCGTGAGTGATGCTCCACACTCTGTTAGCGCTGAGGAGCCAATTCAGGAGGTTATGAATCAGAACACGCACTCTCCCTCACCGAGTAGCGCTTTAACTACCAACAAGGGAAGTTTTTCAGCGTTTCTAGCGCCTCTAACCCAAGACACCTTTAAACAAGTTGTCACCGATGTTGAAGATAAACTCAAAGTCGTTCAACAAACCCTGGGAATGTTAGACATCCTTGACAGCCAAGGTCAAGGGTTTGACTCCGTTCTCGAAGAAATGTTGCGCTCGATCACCCTGAAAACAGGAGAATTGCTCAACGCCGATCGCACCACCATCTTCTTAATTGATGAAGAAAAAGAAGAACTGTGGTCAATTGTCGCCAAAGATGAAAGCGGCAAAAATTTAGAATTACGCTTTCCCAAAACGGCTGGAATTGTGGGTGAAGTCGCCACCTTTAAAAAAGTGGTGAATATTCCCTACGACTTTTATGACGACCCCCGTTCCACCACCGCCCAACAATCAGATAAAAGAATTGGCTATCGTACCTATACGATGCTAGCGATGCCCCTGTTAAACGAAGAAACTGGGGAATTAGTGGCCGTCGTCCAACTCATTAATAAACTGCGCGCCAGCCATAACGCCGAAGCCTTACTCGCTGACAAAATCGACATGGGCGGCTTTACAGGCGAAGACGAGCAGATTTTCCGCGAATTTGCCCCTTCCATTCGCCTGATTCTAGAGTCTTCCAAATCTTTCTACATCGCCACCCAGAAACAACGCGCCGCCGCCGCCTTAATGAGCGCGGTTAGTTCCCTCAGCAAGAGCAGCCTTGACCTAGAAGACACCCTCAAACAGGTGATGGACGAGGCGAAAAAACTGATGAACGCCGATCGCAGTACCCTGTGGTTAGTCGATGACGAGCGCAACGACCTGTGGACGAAAATTCCCGTCTTGGGCGAGTTACGCTGTCCGATGGGCGTCGGCTTTGCCGGTCAAGTGGCGGCGACGGGCGAACCGATTAATATTGGCTTTGACTTATACAACCACCCCAACGCCGAAAACTCGAAAAAAACCGACCAAAAAACCGGCTATCGCACCTGTAGTTTGCTGTGTATGCCCGTTTTTAACGCCGATGGTAAACTCATTGGCGTGACGCAACTGCTCAATAAGAAAAAACAAGGCGACTATCCCCCCTATAACCCGGAAGATTGGCCGAATGCGCCGGAGGTGTGGAAAGCCAGTTTTAATCGCTCCGACCAAGAGTTCATGCAAGCGTTTAACATTCAAGCCGGGGTGGCGCTGCAAAATGCCAAACTGTTCGCCACGGTGAAACAGCAAGAGCAGATGCAACGCGATATCCTCCGCAGCTTGACCAATGGCGTGATCTCGACCGATAAGTCCGGTCACATTATCGCCATGAACGAAAGCGCCAAAGAGCTTTTAGGGTTCAAACCGGAGGATGTGTTAGAAGGTCGCCCCGTTTATGAGTTGCTGAAGATTAAAGAAGGCGACTTCTCCAAATGGTTTAATGATGCCCTGACTGCTAAAGAAGCGAAAAAACGCCAGCAATACTATCCCGACCAAACGTTAGTTTCTGAGGGGAAAGGCGGGGCCGAAGAGCATAGCATCCACCTGTCGATTAACTCCATTGCGGACGCTAGAGACATCAGCAATGTCTATGGGGCGCTGGTGGTAATGGATGATATCTCCGATGAGAAACGCCTCAAGAGTACCATGTATCGCTACATGACCCAGGAATTGGCCGAACAATTGCTGGCCAGTGGCGAAACGAAGATGGGAGGCGATCGCAAAGAAGTCTCTGTTCTGTTCTCCGATATTCGCAGTTACACCAGCCTGACCGAAAACATGGAAGCCGAAGAAGTCGTGCAAATGCTGAACGATTACTTCGAGTCTATGGTAGAAGCGGTCTTTAAGCATAAAGGAACGCTCGATAAATACATCGGCGATGCGATTATGGCTGTGTTTGGTTCGCCTTTACCCTTAGAAGATCACGCTTGGATGGCCGTGCAAACTGCCGTAGAAATGCGCCATCGCCTCGCTGAGTTCAACCGCCAACGCCAAGAAACTCACCAACCCATTATCCGGATCGGGATCGGGATTAACTCCGATAGCGTGATTAGCGGTAACATTGGTTCTAGCAAGCGGATGGAATTTACCGCTATTGGTGACGGCGTTAACTTGGGTTCCCGTTTAGAAAGTGCCTCTAAGCAATATGGCTGCGACATTATTATCAGCGAATATACCTTTGCGCCCTGTAAAGACCGCATTTGGTATCGCGAACTCGATCGCATTCGAGTCAAAGGTAAAAATAACCCAGTCTCAATTTACGAACTCGTAGAACTGCGCGCTACTGAGATTCCAGATGTTACTAAACAGGTCATCGAACACTATCACAAGGGTCGCGAATACTATCTAGATCGCAAGTTTACGCGGGCGATGGTTGAATTTGGTGCCATTATGGAGGATTTGGGCGTACAAGATAAGGCCGCACTCCTCCACCTCAACCGCATTCAACATTGGCTGAAAAATCCCCCCACCGATGAGACTTGGGATGATGGGGTGTGGACGATGCAAGAAAAATAG
- a CDS encoding inorganic diphosphatase, which translates to MDLSRIPPQPKPGVVNVLIEITAGSKNKYEYDKDLQAFALDRVLYSSVKYPYDYGFIPNTLADDGDPLDGMVIMDEPTFPGCIIAARPIGLLEMEDGGDRDEKLLCVPDKDPRYAHVKSIKDLAPHRLAEIAEFFGSYKNLEKKTVKIGEWKDADRVMSLVEQCIKAAG; encoded by the coding sequence TTGGATTTATCGCGCATTCCCCCTCAGCCTAAACCCGGTGTTGTGAATGTCTTGATCGAGATCACAGCCGGAAGCAAAAACAAATATGAGTATGATAAAGACCTACAAGCCTTTGCTTTAGATCGGGTACTTTACTCTTCGGTAAAATATCCCTATGACTATGGTTTCATCCCCAACACCCTGGCTGACGATGGCGATCCCCTCGATGGCATGGTGATCATGGATGAACCAACCTTTCCTGGGTGCATTATTGCGGCGCGACCGATTGGGTTATTGGAGATGGAAGACGGCGGCGATCGTGATGAAAAGCTGTTGTGCGTTCCGGACAAAGATCCGAGATACGCTCACGTCAAATCGATCAAAGACCTCGCACCGCATCGGCTGGCAGAAATTGCAGAGTTTTTTGGCAGCTACAAAAACTTAGAAAAGAAAACCGTGAAAATTGGTGAATGGAAAGATGCCGATCGAGTAATGTCGTTGGTCGAACAATGTATTAAAGCCGCTGGTTAA
- a CDS encoding WGxxGxxG family protein, giving the protein MKLSHLSKGVSAGILSLSLAMLPATFSASAQTTVSPTEPGTGTPTTVVEGDQQDDGFDWGWLGLLGLIGLAGLMRKPADNTRYRDPDTVTTGTTGTTRTGYRD; this is encoded by the coding sequence ATGAAACTTTCTCATCTATCCAAAGGGGTTAGCGCGGGTATTCTCAGCCTCAGTTTAGCCATGCTTCCTGCCACGTTCTCCGCCTCGGCTCAAACCACTGTTTCTCCTACAGAACCAGGTACGGGAACCCCAACCACTGTAGTTGAAGGCGATCAACAAGATGATGGCTTTGACTGGGGTTGGTTAGGTTTATTGGGCTTAATTGGTTTAGCTGGACTGATGCGTAAACCGGCCGACAACACCCGCTACCGCGATCCGGATACCGTAACCACAGGAACCACCGGGACGACTCGCACAGGATATCGCGACTAA
- a CDS encoding anthranilate phosphoribosyltransferase family protein has protein sequence MSHAFRELLKKVGSGPHTSENLTRLEAAEALRAMLLQEAKPAQIGAFLIAHRIKRPTGEELAGMLDTYEALGPKLLPLSRRRRRAAILGSPYDGRSRTAPISPLTALILACCEVPVILHGGERMPTKYGVPLLEVWQGLGVEWGDLSLFQVQQVLEATGVGFVYLPQHFPVAHAFVEYRDQIGKRPPIATMELMWCPYAGDKHLFAGYVHPPTENMFKTCLELRGMEQFTTVKGLEGSCDLSRDRTAIVGCYVPEIQDFERILLHPRDYELAGADVPFHSTPELIDQMRAVLQAEASELLKSAIWNGGFYLWRSQVCPDLESGLAHAERLIVSGQVRDKLVQLATQVESQRLNYSAHP, from the coding sequence ATGAGTCATGCGTTTCGAGAACTTCTAAAAAAAGTCGGCAGCGGCCCCCATACTAGCGAAAACTTAACGCGCCTAGAAGCGGCAGAGGCATTGCGAGCCATGTTGCTACAAGAGGCTAAACCCGCCCAAATTGGAGCATTTTTAATTGCCCATCGGATTAAACGACCCACAGGCGAGGAATTGGCGGGTATGCTCGATACCTACGAAGCATTGGGGCCAAAGCTGCTGCCGTTGAGTCGCCGAAGAAGGCGTGCTGCAATTTTGGGTTCGCCTTACGATGGGCGATCGCGCACGGCCCCCATTAGTCCTTTAACGGCTCTGATTCTAGCTTGTTGCGAGGTTCCGGTTATCCTGCATGGCGGAGAACGGATGCCGACCAAGTACGGGGTGCCTTTGCTGGAAGTTTGGCAAGGTTTGGGCGTGGAATGGGGAGATTTATCGCTCTTCCAGGTGCAGCAGGTGTTGGAAGCGACGGGGGTGGGGTTTGTTTACCTTCCCCAACATTTTCCGGTGGCTCATGCGTTTGTGGAATATCGCGATCAGATTGGCAAGCGTCCGCCGATTGCCACGATGGAGTTGATGTGGTGTCCCTATGCGGGAGACAAGCATTTGTTTGCAGGATACGTGCATCCGCCCACGGAAAATATGTTTAAGACTTGTTTGGAACTGCGGGGAATGGAGCAGTTTACGACGGTTAAGGGGTTGGAAGGGAGTTGCGACCTTTCGCGCGATCGCACGGCGATCGTCGGCTGCTATGTGCCGGAAATTCAAGATTTTGAGCGCATTCTCTTGCATCCGCGCGACTATGAGTTGGCGGGAGCGGATGTGCCGTTTCATTCCACCCCGGAGTTGATTGACCAGATGCGGGCGGTTTTGCAAGCTGAAGCGAGCGAACTGCTGAAATCGGCGATTTGGAATGGGGGGTTTTATTTGTGGCGTTCTCAGGTTTGTCCGGATCTCGAATCGGGTTTAGCCCACGCCGAACGCTTGATTGTTAGCGGACAAGTGCGCGATAAGCTGGTGCAATTGGCAACTCAGGTGGAGAGCCAGCGCCTCAATTATTCAGCCCATCCCTAA